One window of the Triticum dicoccoides isolate Atlit2015 ecotype Zavitan chromosome 3B, WEW_v2.0, whole genome shotgun sequence genome contains the following:
- the LOC119277078 gene encoding uncharacterized protein LOC119277078: MMSGNNQHQQSAAAAAEEEEQELARKHAAAVATSRQWSSQTESRIVRVSRVFGGKDRHSKVKTVKGLRDRRVRLSVQTAIQLYDLQDRLGLNQPSKVVDWLLNAARHEIDKLPPLQLPPHQVDLMDHMMTSSSMPLMPHVDDKFCHFASTLAGDGGVKAGADADGGGAHHNIGRFGYHRFMGLNNNSLGLVNSGMPYNFTGESWNNSSVHQSSGAGSPQVSIAAAAAAHHSAFPSLLSLAPRSHQLVYYSSEADQFPVDDLGSQSLSLSSARAFHDQTGS; encoded by the coding sequence ATGATGAGCGGCAACAACCAGCACCagcagtcggcggcggcggcggcggaggaggaggagcaggagctaGCGCGGAAGCACGCGGCCGCGGTGGCTACGTCGCGGCAATGGTCGTCGCAGACGGAGTCACGGATAGTGCGCGTGTCGCGCGTCTTCGGCGGCAAGGACCGCCACAGCAAGGTGAAGACCGTCAAGGGTCTCCGCGACCGGCGCGTGCGGCTGTCCGTGCAGACGGCGATCCAGCTCTACGACCTGCAGGACCGGCTGGGCCTTAACCAGCCCAGCAAGGTCGTCGACTGGCTGCTCAACGCGGCCCGCCACGAGATCGACAAGCTGCCGCCGCTCCAGTTGCCGCCGCACCAGGTCGACCTCATGGACCACATGATGACCTCCTCCTCCATGCCACTCATGCCGCACGTCGATGACAAGTTCTGCCACTTTGCGTCCACGCTCGCCGGAGATGGTGGCGTCAAGGCCGGGGCCGACGCTGACGGCGGTGGAGCTCACCACAACATTGGGAGGTTCGGCTACCACCGGTTCatggggctcaacaacaactccctGGGACTGGTCAACAGCGGGATGCCATACAATTTCACCGGCGAGTCATGGAATAACAGCAGTGTGCACCAGAGCAGCGGCGCTGGCTCGCCACAGGTCTccatcgctgccgccgccgcggctCACCACTCGGCATTCCCGTCGTTACTCTCCTTGGCTCCAAGGTCGCATCAGCTGGTTTACTACTCGTCGGAGGCCGATCAGTTCCCAGTTGATGACCTGGGCTCCCAAAGCTTATCCTTGAGCTCGGCGAGAGCTTTCCATGACCAGACAGGAAGCTAG